A window of Acropora muricata isolate sample 2 chromosome 3, ASM3666990v1, whole genome shotgun sequence contains these coding sequences:
- the LOC136912579 gene encoding putative nuclease HARBI1 codes for MANRKQIEEMLLLSYIHGLISEQEFGVMYEAYQTKNLIFPHRDYDRFNLDNIEEAEIFAEFRVRKRDIERLADALGLPESFICYQRTRADKLEGLCMVLKRLAYPCRYSDEIHRFGRAVPELSMITNAVEEFIYQNHHHRLTRWNANLLSPVKLEEYAEAVGAKGSPLRNCFGFIDGTVRPISRPGEAQKAVYNGHKRIHVLKFQSVTLPNGIIAHLFGPVEGRKHDAGMLKDSQLLAELEAHAFNTTGEAMCLYGDPAYPHRIHLQGPFKVPPLTPAMEDFNRAMSSVCSSVEWVFGDVIGSFKFLDFKKNLKIGLSPVGKHYIVSALLRNALTCLYGNNTGAYFGVEPPSLEEYFS; via the exons ATGGCCAACCGTAAACAGATCGAGGAGATGTTGCTTTTGTCTTACATTCACGGCCTTATTTCTGAACAAGAATTTGGAGTGATGTACGAAGCATATCAGACCAAAAATCTTATTTTCCCGCACAGAGATTACGATCGCTTTAATTTAGACAACATCGAGGAAGCTGAGATTTTTGCGGAGTTTAGAGTGCGAAAACGGGACATCGAACGCTTAGCCGATGCCCTGGGGCTGCCAGAGTCATTCATCTGCTACCAGCGAACAAGGGCTGACAAACTAGAAGGACTTTGTATGGTGCTTAAGCGTCTGGCGTATCCGTGCAGGTATAGCGATGAAATTCACCGATTTGGGCGAGCAGTGCCAGAGCTATCTATGATCACCAACGCTGTAGAAGAATTCATCTACCAGAATCACCACCACAGACTGACTAGGTGGAATGCGAATCTCCTGAGCCCAGTAAAACTCGAAGAGTATGCGGAAGCAGTGGGAGCGAAGGGTTCTCCCCTGAGAAACTGCTTCGGGTTCATCGACGGGACTGTGAGGCCCATATCACGACCGGGTGAAGCCCAGAAGGCTGTGTACAATGGGCACAAGAGGATCCATGTCCTAAAATTTCAATCCGTTACACTGCCTAATGGGATTATTGCGCATCTCTTTGGACCAGTAG AGGGAAGAAAGCATGACGCAGGGATGCTTAAGGATTCACAGTTGCTGGCTGAGCTTGAAGCACATGCATTCAACACCACCGGCGAGGCTATGTGTCTTTATGGAGACCCTGCTTACCCCCACCGCATCCACCTGCAAGGGCCCTTCAAAGTGCCACCGCTGACTCCTGCTATGGAGGATTTTAACAGAGCCATGAGCTCTGTCTGTTCCTCGGTTGAGTGGGTGTTTGGGGATGTGATTGGGTCCTTTAAATTCTTAGATTTcaaaaaaaatctaaaaattGGTCTAAGTCCAGTTGGGAAACACTATATTGTAAGTGCTCTTCTCAGGAATGCCTTGACGTGTCTTTATGGTAACAACACAGGAGCATACTTTGGAGTAGAACCACCATCTCTTGAGGAATACTTCTCCTAG
- the LOC136911519 gene encoding mRNA export factor GLE1-like — MANLELVPEKTPNNCQSQPRMEWTRAKDVMLAKEVLYLEPFQFKERTSQSVQAWQEITNKLVTNYPGDFGRLTSRGAKDHVGLLIRNQKKKDAAELRASEVSPVHTELDDLLQEIIEKMELHASKNDKENEKKKREEAVAKDVRLKAMEALSQTKKREEIEGNESKPAKQRKRSNGSEMLAYMRERADEEMALRAKAEETKKIQMDKEAKRQEYLLKILAGQQNQQQEFQQQQLQLHQEAMKQQQQQFLQMQQMMANQQQQNFQMLMAILQKKN; from the exons ATGGCAAACTTAGAGTTGGTGCCAGAAAAAACACCTAACAATTGTCAAAG TCAGCCTAGGATGGAATGGACAAGGGCCAAGGATGTGATGCTGGCTAAAGAGGTTCTTTACCTTGAACCATTTCAGTTCAAGGAAAGGACCAGTCAAAGTGTCCAGGCTTGGCAGGAGATCACCAACAAACTAGTCACAAATTACCCAGGGGATTTCGGGAGGCTAACTTCAAGGGGTGCAAAGGACCATGTAGGGTTACTAATACGAAACCAGAAGAAAAAGGATGCAGCTGAGCTGAGGGCGAGTGAGGTAAGCCCAGTACATACAGAGTTGGATGATTTATTGCAGGAAATAATTGAGAAGATGGAACTGCATGCATCAAAGaatgacaaagaaaatgaaaaaaagaagaggGAAGAAGCTGTGGCAAAAGATGTGAGACTGAAGGCCATGGAGGCCCTCAGCCAAActaagaaaagagaagaaattgaagggAATGAGAGTAAGCCTGCTAAGCAGAGAAAAAGATCCAATGGAAGTGAGATGCTGGCCTACATGAGGGAGAGGGCAGATGAAGAAATGGCCCTGCGAGCAAAGGCAGAGGAAACCAAAAAAATCCAGATGGATAAAGAGGCAAAAAGGCAAGAGTACTTATTAAAAATTCTTGCAGGGCAGCAAAATCAACAGCAGGAGTTCCagcaacaacaactacaactgcaCCAAGAGGCCatgaaacagcaacaacaacagttcCTGCAGATGCAGCAAATGATGGCcaatcaacaacaacagaatTTCCAAATGCTGATGGCCATCCtgcaaaaaaagaattaa